In one window of Acidovorax sp. HDW3 DNA:
- a CDS encoding diguanylate cyclase domain-containing protein has protein sequence MGQRLGLLLASFSLLASVLLGYLGFNAGRTLLEQRASQALLDTTRILAAHWQSGIDQVGQDVQALAELAARLPASAPSTGQQQSLADAFASLLHSHPDYLQARWIGRQGHGLELVHVRQWVDARIERVGGPALQEKGHLPFVYETLQLPRGAVYVSDVGLNHEDAQDWRDPPMFYVAVPVVPAAGAATGVVVLRIDALAFLARMRSGLPSDYQLFLTNRWGDFLLHPDSALALGFERGRRALVQEQFPATQALLQTGERSALFAHSDAQGNVQSVAFVRMPYGGVDDGRFLLLGLAQAMAGVQADTQALGIATLRMVALLALLGALLAAWASRIFIGPLRAVVQAAQAFSLGRAHGSLPVQRQDELGDLARSFQDMEGIIGAQLQELNRSRDAMEHLAHHDALTGLPNRRMFTQCLQQAIERARRSGRPLALVFVDLDGFKAINDSLGHAVGDAVLQATAQAIRGAVRQSDIVARLAGDEFTVLCENVDTPEAAQALLHKLAQAFAAPLAVGERTLPVRASMGLSLFPQDAEEAEGLLGSADAAMYQAKTAVSRT, from the coding sequence ATGGGACAGCGTTTGGGGCTGCTGCTGGCGAGTTTTAGTCTGCTGGCCTCGGTGCTGCTGGGCTACCTGGGGTTTAACGCTGGGCGCACGCTGCTGGAGCAGCGCGCCAGCCAAGCCTTGCTCGACACCACGCGCATTCTGGCGGCGCATTGGCAGAGCGGAATCGATCAGGTGGGGCAGGATGTGCAGGCCCTGGCCGAGCTGGCTGCTCGCCTGCCCGCCAGCGCCCCCAGCACAGGCCAACAGCAAAGCCTGGCCGACGCCTTTGCCTCCCTGCTGCACAGCCACCCTGACTATTTACAGGCGCGCTGGATTGGCCGTCAGGGGCATGGGCTGGAGCTGGTGCATGTGCGCCAATGGGTCGATGCCCGGATCGAACGGGTCGGTGGTCCCGCGTTGCAAGAGAAGGGGCATTTGCCTTTTGTGTACGAAACCCTGCAACTGCCGCGTGGTGCGGTGTACGTGAGTGATGTCGGTCTGAACCATGAAGACGCCCAAGATTGGCGCGACCCGCCGATGTTCTACGTTGCCGTGCCCGTGGTGCCAGCAGCGGGTGCAGCCACTGGGGTGGTGGTGCTGCGCATTGATGCGCTGGCTTTTTTGGCGCGTATGCGCAGCGGGTTGCCATCGGACTACCAACTGTTTTTGACCAACCGCTGGGGGGACTTTTTGTTGCACCCGGACAGCGCCTTGGCATTGGGCTTTGAGCGTGGGCGGCGGGCCCTGGTGCAAGAGCAGTTCCCGGCCACCCAGGCGCTGCTGCAGACGGGTGAGCGCAGCGCCTTGTTTGCCCATAGTGATGCCCAGGGCAACGTCCAGAGCGTGGCTTTTGTGCGGATGCCGTATGGCGGCGTGGACGATGGCCGATTTTTGCTCCTGGGCCTGGCACAGGCCATGGCTGGGGTGCAGGCCGATACCCAGGCTCTGGGCATTGCCACGTTGCGTATGGTGGCGTTGCTGGCTTTGCTCGGTGCATTGCTGGCCGCCTGGGCCTCGCGCATTTTCATTGGGCCCTTGCGCGCCGTGGTGCAGGCGGCGCAGGCGTTTTCGCTCGGGCGTGCGCATGGCTCGTTGCCGGTGCAGCGCCAGGACGAACTGGGTGATTTGGCGCGCAGCTTTCAGGACATGGAGGGCATCATTGGCGCGCAGCTGCAGGAGCTCAACCGCAGCCGTGACGCCATGGAGCACCTGGCGCACCACGACGCCCTCACCGGCCTGCCCAACCGCCGCATGTTCACGCAATGCCTGCAGCAAGCCATCGAGCGTGCGCGCCGCAGCGGGCGACCGCTGGCGCTGGTGTTCGTCGATCTCGATGGCTTCAAGGCCATCAACGACAGCCTGGGCCACGCCGTGGGCGATGCCGTGCTGCAGGCCACGGCCCAGGCCATCCGGGGTGCCGTGCGCCAGAGCGACATCGTCGCCCGCCTGGCCGGCGATGAATTCACCGTGCTGTGCGAGAACGTCGATACCCCCGAGGCCGCCCAGGCCCTGCTGCACAAGCTGGCGCAGGCGTTTGCGGCGCCGCTGGCCGTGGGCGAGCGCACCCTGCCGGTGCGTGCCAGCATGGGGCTGAGCCTGTTCCCGCAAGATGCAGAGGAGGCAGAGGGCCTGCTGGGCAGCGCTGATGCCGCCATGTACCAGGCCAAAACCGCTGTGTCGCGTACTTGA
- a CDS encoding acyl-CoA synthetase produces MTSIYDQNLPRTEANHAPLSPLSFIERTAQVYPERLAIVHGSLRQTWGQTYTRCRQLASSLQRAGIGKNDTVAVMLPNTPPMVEAHFGVPMAGAVLNTLNTRLDPETIAFMLDHGEAKAVIVDPEFAAVMAKALALRQSAAPLTVIEVQDAEYGPAAHSLGGVDYESFLAQGDAQFAWQLPGDEWDAIALNYTSGTTGNPKGVVYHHRGAAINAISNVLEWDMPKHSVYLWTLPMFHCNGWCFPWTVAARAGVNVCLRRVDAKAIFDAIRQHGVTHYCGAPIVQGLLVNAPAALKEGVPAGVKTMVAGAAPPASMIEGMEKIGFDLTHVYGLTEVYGPATVCAPHEAWAQLDIGERARLNARQGVRYHLQRAAAVLDPDTLEPVPHDGETMGEIMFRGNIAMKGYLKNPQATQDAFRGGWFHTGDLAVQYPDGYIKIKDRSKDIIISGGENISSIEVEDVLYRHPDVLAVAVVAKPDAKWGETPCAFVELKAGAHTTVEDIVAHCKQHLAGFKVPRAVVFGDLPKTSTGKIQKFELRRQAGSAVAINV; encoded by the coding sequence GTGACCAGCATCTACGACCAGAATCTGCCCCGTACCGAAGCCAACCACGCACCGCTGTCGCCCCTGTCCTTCATCGAGCGCACCGCCCAGGTGTACCCCGAGCGCCTGGCCATCGTGCACGGCAGCCTGCGCCAGACCTGGGGCCAGACCTACACGCGCTGCCGCCAGCTCGCCAGCAGCCTGCAGCGTGCCGGCATTGGCAAGAACGACACCGTGGCCGTGATGCTGCCCAACACCCCGCCCATGGTGGAGGCGCACTTTGGCGTGCCCATGGCCGGGGCGGTGCTCAACACGCTCAACACCCGGCTGGACCCGGAAACCATCGCCTTCATGCTCGACCACGGCGAGGCCAAGGCCGTCATCGTGGACCCGGAATTTGCCGCCGTCATGGCCAAGGCCCTGGCGCTGCGCCAGAGCGCTGCGCCCCTCACGGTGATCGAGGTGCAGGACGCCGAATACGGCCCTGCCGCGCACAGCCTGGGCGGCGTGGACTACGAAAGCTTTCTGGCCCAGGGCGATGCGCAGTTTGCCTGGCAGCTGCCGGGTGACGAGTGGGATGCGATCGCGCTCAACTACACCAGTGGCACCACCGGCAACCCCAAGGGCGTGGTGTACCACCACCGGGGCGCGGCCATCAATGCCATCAGCAATGTGCTCGAATGGGACATGCCCAAGCACAGCGTGTACCTGTGGACGCTGCCCATGTTCCACTGCAACGGCTGGTGCTTTCCGTGGACGGTGGCGGCGCGTGCGGGCGTCAACGTCTGCCTGCGCCGGGTGGACGCCAAGGCCATCTTTGATGCCATTCGCCAGCATGGCGTGACCCACTACTGCGGCGCGCCCATCGTGCAGGGCCTGCTGGTCAACGCCCCGGCAGCGCTCAAGGAAGGCGTGCCCGCCGGCGTGAAAACCATGGTGGCCGGCGCTGCGCCCCCGGCCTCGATGATCGAGGGCATGGAAAAAATCGGTTTTGACCTGACCCACGTCTATGGCTTGACGGAGGTGTACGGCCCGGCCACCGTGTGCGCGCCGCACGAGGCCTGGGCGCAGCTCGACATTGGCGAGCGCGCGCGCCTGAACGCCCGCCAGGGCGTGCGCTACCACCTGCAGCGCGCCGCCGCCGTGCTCGACCCTGACACTCTGGAGCCCGTACCGCACGACGGCGAGACCATGGGCGAAATCATGTTCCGGGGCAACATCGCCATGAAGGGCTACCTGAAGAACCCGCAGGCGACGCAAGATGCCTTCCGGGGCGGGTGGTTCCACACCGGCGACCTGGCCGTGCAGTACCCCGACGGCTACATCAAGATCAAGGATCGCAGCAAGGACATCATCATCTCGGGCGGCGAGAACATCTCCTCCATCGAGGTCGAAGATGTGCTCTACCGCCACCCCGACGTGCTTGCCGTCGCCGTCGTCGCCAAGCCCGACGCCAAGTGGGGCGAGACGCCCTGCGCCTTCGTCGAGCTCAAGGCCGGCGCGCACACCACGGTGGAGGACATCGTGGCGCACTGCAAGCAGCACCTGGCCGGCTTCAAGGTGCCGCGCGCGGTGGTGTTTGGCGACCTGCCCAAGACCAGTACCGGCAAGATTCAGAAGTTTGAGCTGCGCCGCCAGGCGGGCTCGGCGGTGGCCATCAACGTTTAG